The proteins below are encoded in one region of Pseudomonas putida S13.1.2:
- a CDS encoding acyloxyacyl hydrolase: MRKLLGLAAAAAFTLGQAMSAQAADISFSVGQTGDSTMVYRLGLQSNWDASWWQTSVGRLTGYWDGAYTYWEGDETASNHSLSFAPVFVYEFAGESVKPYIEAGIGVAAFSSTELESNELGSAFQFEDRIGFGLRFAGGHEIGVRAIHYSNAGIKEPNDGVESYSLHYRMAL, from the coding sequence ATGAGGAAACTGCTCGGCTTGGCGGCGGCTGCCGCCTTTACTTTGGGTCAAGCGATGTCGGCACAGGCTGCCGACATTTCGTTTTCGGTGGGGCAGACCGGTGACTCGACCATGGTCTATCGGCTGGGGCTGCAATCGAACTGGGACGCGAGCTGGTGGCAGACCAGCGTCGGTCGGCTGACCGGCTACTGGGATGGAGCCTACACCTATTGGGAGGGTGACGAGACGGCGAGCAACCATAGCCTGTCGTTCGCGCCAGTGTTCGTCTATGAATTTGCCGGGGAGTCGGTGAAGCCCTACATCGAAGCGGGGATCGGTGTGGCGGCGTTCTCCAGCACCGAGCTGGAAAGCAACGAGCTAGGCTCGGCATTCCAGTTCGAGGACCGCATCGGCTTTGGTTTGCGCTTTGCCGGCGGGCATGAGATTGGGGTGCGGGCGATCCATTACTCCAACGCGGGTATCAAAGAGCCCAACGATGGGGTTGAGAGCTACAGCCTCCATTACCGCATGGCGCTCTGA